In Actinomycetota bacterium, the DNA window GGCTGGTTCGCGCCCCCGAAGGCCGGCGGGTCCGTACCATCGGTCACCGGCCGGTCCATGCCATGGTCACCGGCCGGTCCACTCCGGAGGCCGCTGCTCCTTGAACGACCGGTAGAACTCCGCGTGGTCCGCGCTCCGCATCAGCAGCGCCTGGGCCGCCGCCTCCAGCTCGAGGGCGCTGGACAGGTCGACGTCCTGCTCCCTGGACAGCAGCATCTTGGTGGTGGCGTACGCGGCCGCCGGGCCCTCCGCCAGCCGGCGGGCCACGGCCGCCGTCTCCTCACCCAGCCGTTCGTCGTCCACCACCGCCGTGGCCAGCCCGATCAGGAACGCGCCCTCGGCGTCCAGGGCGTCCCCCAGCAGGAGCAGCTCGGTGGCGCGCCCCAGCCCCACCACACGCGGCAGCAGATACGCGGCGCCCATGTCGCCTCCGGCCAGCCCCACCTTGGTGAACAGGAACGCGAAGGACGCCGACCGGGCCAGGATCCGGAGATCGGCCGCCAGCGCGATCACCGCTCCCGCCCCGGCCGCGATCCCGTTCACGGAGGCCACGATGGGGATGGGGCACTCCCGCATGGCCTTGACCACGGCGCCGGTCATGCGGGTGAACTCCATGGTCTCGTGGGTGTCGCGCTCCAGGAGGACCCCGATGATCTCGTCGACGTCGCCGCCCGAGCAGAACCCCCGCCCGGTCCCCGTTAGGACCAGCACGCGGACGTCGCCCCGGTGCGGGAGCTCGGTCAGCAGGTCGCGGAGGTCCGCGTAGACGTCCAGGGTCAGCGCGTTCAGCCGCTCGGGCCGCTGGAAGGTGACGGTGGCCACGCCATCGGCGACGCCGTACCCGAAGTGCTTCCACTCCGAGGTGAACCCGGCGGAGGCGCGGAACGGGCTCACGTCACGAAGCCCTACTCGAATGCCCGGAGACCGGTGAGGGCCTCGCCGATCACGAGCGAGTGGATCTCCGAGGTCCCCTCGTAGGTCAGCACCGACTCCAGGTTGTTCATGTGGCGGAGCACGGGGTACTCGAGCGTGATGCCGTTCGCCC includes these proteins:
- a CDS encoding enoyl-CoA hydratase family protein, translating into MSPFRASAGFTSEWKHFGYGVADGVATVTFQRPERLNALTLDVYADLRDLLTELPHRGDVRVLVLTGTGRGFCSGGDVDEIIGVLLERDTHETMEFTRMTGAVVKAMRECPIPIVASVNGIAAGAGAVIALAADLRILARSASFAFLFTKVGLAGGDMGAAYLLPRVVGLGRATELLLLGDALDAEGAFLIGLATAVVDDERLGEETAAVARRLAEGPAAAYATTKMLLSREQDVDLSSALELEAAAQALLMRSADHAEFYRSFKEQRPPEWTGR